The Kordia sp. SMS9 DNA window TCACTTTCGTATGTGCTTCAATGCCTTCCAATCCAGCAGACGAATTGGCTTCAATCACCAACGGTCCACGATTAGAACGAATAATATCCACACCACAAACAGGCAATCCTAGTACTTTGGCGGTATGAATCGCAATTTTCTTTTCGTAATTTGTCAAGTTTACAGATTCCATAGAACCGCCACGATGCACATTGCTTCTAAAATCTTCATCGCCACTACTGCGCATCATCGAAGCCACAATTTTATTTCCCACAATATACACACGAATATCTTGTCCGTTGGCTTCCTCAATAAACTCCTGCATAATAATATTCACGTTCATATTGTATAGCGATTCAATAATAGATTTTGCCGATTTCTTACTGTCCGCAATCATAACGCCCAATCCTTGCGTTCCTTCTTGCAATTTTATAATAATAGGCGCGCCACCGAGTAATTCAATATGTTCTTTAATGTTTGAGGTGTCTTTGGCAAACAAGGTTTTCGGAATCGGAATGTGTTTTCTTGCCAAAATTTGCATGGTGCGCAACTTATTTCTCGAACGAATAATTCCGAGCGATTTTGCCGTAGTAAACGTTCCATTCATTTCAAATTGTTTCACAATCGCTGCACCGTGTCGTGTGACCGAAGTTCCAATACGAGGAATAATAGCATGGGCGCCAGATGTAATGTTTTCAGAACCAAAATAAATCTGTGGTTTTGCACCTTCTCCAAGCATGACGGCGCATTT harbors:
- a CDS encoding RimK family alpha-L-glutamate ligase produces the protein MNIYILSISARIYSTNRLYHEAAKKGHNVRVIDHTKCAVMLGEGAKPQIYFGSENITSGAHAIIPRIGTSVTRHGAAIVKQFEMNGTFTTAKSLGIIRSRNKLRTMQILARKHIPIPKTLFAKDTSNIKEHIELLGGAPIIIKLQEGTQGLGVMIADSKKSAKSIIESLYNMNVNIIMQEFIEEANGQDIRVYIVGNKIVASMMRSSGDEDFRSNVHRGGSMESVNLTNYEKKIAIHTAKVLGLPVCGVDIIRSNRGPLVIEANSSAGLEGIEAHTKVNVAGEIIKYVEKNARKFRK